In Cervus elaphus chromosome 31, mCerEla1.1, whole genome shotgun sequence, one DNA window encodes the following:
- the LOC122687411 gene encoding keratin-associated protein 19-3-like, with protein sequence MCHCSNYCGGLGYGCGGFGGLGFGRGCGCGGFRRLRFGSGFGGYGCGSGFGSFGCGCCHRPVFFRRCGFSSFF encoded by the coding sequence ATGTGCCATTGCAGCAACTACTGCGGAGGCCTGGGCTACGGCTGCGGAGGCTTCGGCGGCCTGGGCTTCGGCCGTGGCTGTGGATGCGGCGGCTTCCGCAGGCTGCGCTTCGGCTCTGGCTTTGGAGGCTACGGGTGTGGCTCTGGTTTCGGAAGCTTTGGCTGTGGCTGCTGTCACCGTCCAGTGTTCTTTAGAAGATGTGGTTTCTCCAGTTTCTTTTAA